One Caulobacter segnis genomic window carries:
- a CDS encoding ArsR/SmtB family transcription factor, whose amino-acid sequence MQTPPDTLFRTLADPTRRALFERLCRDGEQTVGALTAQAGVSQPAVSKHLIVLRDAGLVRDRHEGRQTHYSAQPGALAPLIDWTRQMAGFWEARFDALEDLLKRMDQ is encoded by the coding sequence ATGCAAACCCCGCCCGACACTCTCTTCCGAACGCTCGCCGATCCGACCCGGCGCGCCCTGTTCGAGCGGCTGTGCCGCGACGGGGAGCAGACGGTCGGGGCCCTGACGGCCCAGGCCGGGGTCAGCCAGCCGGCGGTGTCCAAGCACCTGATCGTGCTGCGCGACGCCGGGCTGGTGCGCGACCGCCACGAGGGGCGCCAGACCCACTATTCCGCCCAGCCGGGCGCCCTGGCCCCACTGATCGACTGGACGCGCCAAATGGCTGGCTTCTGGGAAGCCCGCTTCGACGCGCTCGAGGACCTTTTGAAGAGGATGGACCAATGA
- a CDS encoding SRPBCC family protein encodes MIQNIPGETKTVVVERDIAHPPEKLWRALTQPHLMEAWLMQNDFKPEIGHRFNLRGEWGGVLDCEVLTLEPNTSLSYSWNFKHEDPAYDLTSVVTFTLTPTATGTRLRMEQAGFRPDQKQAFGGAHAGWKAFLDKLDTLLAQQDATKEA; translated from the coding sequence ATGATCCAGAACATCCCTGGAGAGACCAAGACCGTCGTCGTCGAACGCGACATCGCCCACCCGCCCGAGAAGCTGTGGCGAGCCCTGACCCAGCCGCATCTTATGGAGGCCTGGCTGATGCAGAACGACTTCAAGCCGGAGATCGGCCACCGCTTCAACCTGCGCGGCGAATGGGGCGGGGTGCTGGACTGCGAGGTGCTGACCCTCGAGCCGAACACGTCGCTGTCCTACAGCTGGAACTTCAAGCACGAGGATCCGGCCTACGACCTGACCAGCGTCGTGACCTTCACCCTGACCCCAACGGCGACCGGCACGCGGCTGCGCATGGAACAGGCCGGCTTCCGTCCCGACCAGAAGCAGGCCTTCGGCGGCGCCCATGCCGGCTGGAAGGCGTTCCTCGACAAGCTGGACACCCTGCTGGCCCAGCAAGACGCGACCAAGGAGGCCTGA
- a CDS encoding DUF1801 domain-containing protein → MTDPTRLSGGNPRIAKGDGNAPVQAYIAAMPDWTRAVGARVDALVDAAVPGVRKAVKWNSPFYGVEDKTWFLSFHVFAKYVKLAFFKGGQLDPLPPVASKQKDVRYVHIHEGDVLDEARLSDWIAQAARLPGARM, encoded by the coding sequence ATGACCGACCCGACCCGGCTGTCCGGCGGCAATCCGCGGATCGCCAAGGGCGACGGGAACGCGCCCGTCCAGGCCTATATCGCCGCCATGCCGGACTGGACGCGCGCGGTCGGCGCCCGCGTGGACGCCCTGGTCGACGCCGCCGTCCCCGGCGTGCGCAAGGCGGTGAAGTGGAACTCGCCCTTCTACGGCGTCGAGGACAAGACCTGGTTCCTGAGCTTCCACGTCTTCGCCAAGTACGTGAAGCTGGCCTTCTTCAAGGGCGGTCAACTGGACCCGCTCCCGCCCGTCGCGTCCAAGCAGAAGGACGTGCGCTATGTCCATATCCACGAGGGCGACGTCCTGGACGAAGCCCGACTGTCCGACTGGATCGCCCAGGCCGCCCGCCTGCCCGGCGCCCGGATGTGA
- a CDS encoding DUF1801 domain-containing protein translates to MSKMKPAPEGVPVSDLIDNAIAELGDWRGEILARLRALILEADPDVVEEWKWGKPVWSHDGLICTGETYKAYVKTTFAKGAAVPDPKGLFNSSLDGNVRRAIDFRQGESIDEAAFKALIRAAAAVNAAGKKKTKA, encoded by the coding sequence ATGAGCAAGATGAAGCCCGCGCCGGAAGGCGTTCCCGTCTCGGACCTGATCGACAACGCCATCGCCGAGCTGGGCGACTGGCGCGGCGAGATCCTGGCCCGCCTGCGCGCCCTAATCCTGGAGGCCGATCCCGACGTGGTCGAGGAGTGGAAGTGGGGCAAGCCGGTCTGGTCGCATGACGGCCTGATCTGCACCGGCGAGACCTACAAGGCCTACGTCAAGACGACGTTCGCGAAAGGCGCTGCGGTCCCCGACCCCAAGGGCCTGTTCAACTCCAGCCTGGACGGCAATGTCCGCCGGGCCATCGACTTCCGGCAAGGCGAGTCGATCGACGAGGCGGCCTTCAAGGCCCTGATCCGCGCCGCGGCGGCGGTCAACGCGGCGGGGAAGAAGAAAACCAAGGCCTGA
- a CDS encoding helix-turn-helix domain-containing protein, whose protein sequence is MPVRVTLDALIVAKGLKARDLAAEVGLSETQLSLFRSGKVKGIRFRTLARLCAALGCRPGDLLDYDFDPADLSAPDED, encoded by the coding sequence ATGCCCGTTCGCGTCACCCTGGACGCCCTGATCGTCGCGAAAGGCCTCAAGGCCCGCGACCTGGCGGCCGAGGTCGGACTCAGCGAGACCCAGCTGTCGCTGTTCCGCTCGGGCAAGGTGAAGGGCATCCGTTTCCGCACCCTGGCGCGGCTGTGCGCGGCCCTGGGGTGCCGGCCGGGCGACCTGCTGGACTACGACTTCGACCCCGCCGACCTGAGCGCGCCGGACGAGGATTGA
- a CDS encoding DUF2975 domain-containing protein encodes MGANDTQYFHRVCAQFRWMAMIMVGGVGAIIVLLPLVLPRGYKLAGVIWSLPAICYLFGVWSIGRAMGQIAKGRLIQAALPSVLRRVGISLGVGGVISVFVVGGLKRLVGDGAGGYVQFDVAGMTLGMIGGALFLLGRVMDQALAAQAELDEMI; translated from the coding sequence GTGGGCGCGAACGACACCCAGTATTTTCACCGCGTGTGCGCGCAGTTCCGCTGGATGGCGATGATCATGGTGGGCGGTGTCGGCGCGATCATCGTCCTTCTCCCGCTGGTTCTTCCGCGCGGTTACAAGCTGGCGGGCGTCATCTGGAGCCTGCCGGCGATCTGCTATCTGTTCGGCGTCTGGTCGATCGGCCGGGCCATGGGCCAGATCGCCAAGGGGCGCCTGATCCAGGCGGCTCTGCCCTCGGTCCTTCGCAGGGTCGGGATCTCGCTGGGCGTGGGCGGCGTGATCAGCGTGTTCGTGGTCGGCGGCCTGAAGCGGCTGGTCGGCGACGGCGCGGGCGGCTATGTGCAGTTCGACGTGGCCGGCATGACCCTCGGGATGATCGGCGGCGCGCTGTTCCTGCTGGGCCGGGTGATGGACCAGGCCCTGGCGGCGCAGGCCGAACTCGACGAGATGATCTGA
- a CDS encoding ABC transporter ATP-binding protein — translation MPAAIETEGLTRRFDAFLAVDGVSMTVPERAVYGFLGRNGAGKTTTLKMVLGLLRPTAGAVRIHGLDVARERIAAARKIGALLEAHGFYANLTGAQNLSLTATLLGVPATEVDRVLEVVEMRADAGRRVGGYSLGMRQRLGLARAMLGAPPVLVLDEPTNGLDPDGIADMRGFLKRLPERAGATVLLSSHLLGEIEQIASHVGVVSDGRLVLEGELSRLKAGLAPEILLRTDDDQRAAGLLAQHAPAPVATEAGLVVALRPGADPDQATAALNRALVQAGFAVFAIGPRARSLEDIYRQVTVSDQRQPQIEAA, via the coding sequence ATGCCCGCCGCCATAGAGACCGAAGGCCTGACCCGACGCTTCGACGCTTTCCTGGCGGTCGACGGCGTGTCCATGACCGTGCCCGAACGGGCCGTGTACGGCTTCCTGGGCCGCAACGGCGCGGGCAAGACCACGACCCTGAAGATGGTGCTAGGCCTGTTGCGGCCGACCGCGGGCGCGGTGCGGATCCACGGCCTCGACGTCGCCCGCGAGCGGATCGCCGCGGCGCGCAAGATCGGGGCGCTGCTGGAGGCGCACGGCTTCTACGCCAACCTGACCGGGGCCCAGAACCTGTCCCTGACCGCGACCCTGCTGGGCGTTCCCGCGACCGAGGTCGACCGGGTGCTGGAGGTCGTCGAGATGCGCGCCGACGCCGGCCGCCGGGTCGGCGGCTATTCCCTGGGCATGCGGCAGCGCCTGGGCCTGGCCCGGGCCATGCTGGGCGCGCCGCCGGTGCTGGTGCTGGACGAGCCGACCAACGGCCTCGACCCCGACGGCATCGCCGACATGCGCGGCTTCCTCAAGCGCCTGCCCGAGCGCGCCGGCGCGACGGTGCTGCTGTCCAGCCACCTCCTGGGCGAGATCGAGCAGATCGCCAGCCATGTCGGCGTCGTCAGCGACGGCCGGCTGGTGCTGGAGGGCGAGCTGTCGCGGCTGAAGGCGGGGCTGGCGCCGGAGATTCTGCTGCGCACCGACGACGACCAGCGGGCGGCCGGCCTGCTGGCCCAGCACGCCCCCGCGCCGGTCGCGACCGAGGCCGGACTGGTGGTGGCGCTGCGCCCCGGCGCGGACCCCGACCAGGCGACGGCGGCGCTGAACCGCGCGCTGGTCCAGGCAGGCTTCGCGGTCTTCGCCATCGGCCCCCGCGCCCGCTCGCTCGAGGACATCTACCGCCAGGTCACGGTGTCCGATCAACGCCAGCCCCAGATCGAGGCCGCCTGA
- a CDS encoding ABC transporter permease — translation MLAVLSVELRKLSRSLAPVLVLAGPGLVALLTFFIVLNGRRATPWDRLMEGVSGVWAVFLLPMSVTALTALVAQIEHGPRAWDHLRALPVPRWRLYAAKAICAVALVVIMTGLTLLLGWASAAAAIALKPAVAPPAALDLSKLLLINGKVVIAALLLIAIQLWTALRFSSFVPALALGIGGTFFSVMATRARAGVFSPWQMPFNMFSPEAWRVDTALALGGGLGVLALVAVVLHLARREVL, via the coding sequence ATGCTCGCCGTCCTGTCCGTCGAACTGCGCAAGCTGAGCCGCTCATTGGCGCCCGTCCTGGTCCTGGCCGGGCCGGGGCTGGTCGCCCTCCTGACCTTCTTCATCGTGCTGAACGGCCGGCGCGCCACGCCGTGGGACCGGCTGATGGAAGGCGTCAGCGGCGTCTGGGCCGTCTTCCTGCTGCCGATGAGCGTGACCGCCCTGACCGCCCTCGTGGCGCAGATCGAGCATGGCCCGCGCGCCTGGGACCACCTGCGGGCCCTGCCCGTTCCCCGCTGGCGGCTCTACGCCGCCAAGGCGATCTGCGCGGTCGCCCTGGTCGTGATCATGACCGGCCTGACCCTGCTGCTGGGCTGGGCCTCGGCCGCGGCGGCCATCGCGCTGAAGCCCGCCGTCGCCCCGCCGGCCGCGCTCGACCTGTCCAAGCTGCTGCTGATCAACGGCAAAGTCGTGATCGCCGCCCTGCTGCTGATCGCTATCCAGCTGTGGACCGCCCTGCGCTTCTCCAGCTTCGTACCGGCCCTGGCCCTGGGCATCGGCGGGACGTTCTTCTCGGTCATGGCGACCCGGGCCAGGGCCGGGGTGTTCTCGCCCTGGCAGATGCCGTTCAACATGTTCTCGCCCGAGGCCTGGCGCGTCGACACGGCCCTGGCCCTGGGCGGCGGCCTGGGCGTCCTGGCCCTGGTCGCGGTCGTCCTGCACCTGGCCCGGCGCGAGGTGCTGTAG
- a CDS encoding TonB-dependent receptor: MHTSRKLAYMLGAAAIAFAGAAHAQQAAPADAASATALDQIVVTAERRSENLQKVPLSVAAVSGDQLRAVTADGGDILALSGKVPSFYAETTTGRIFPRFYIRGLGNIDFYLGASQPVSIIHDDVVMEHVVLKSNPLFDIGQVEVLRGPQGSLFGRNTTAGIVKFDTIKPSEDFKGRFSASYGTYGTTTFDGGVGGPIADGLMFRASVLYQHRDDYVDNTYSGASADGTMTAKKNALGGFTEKDARLQVLAKPNDKLSVLASAHVRSYEGTSTLFLRGALTKGSNDTSAPRDSVALDEANYNPQAYDTEGASLHVDYDFGPVTLTSISAYEHTAGYSRGDTDGGAAANFPVGGVPNGFGQSMGQVRDLDQITQEIRLASNGEGKLKWQVGGLYFDSRDTTDFYQRGYFLLPTSAGYNPNNWVRLNNLNTSWAVFGQVSYQLTDALTITGGLRDTYDAKKTVLKKTSNNAANVSTYAGRRYVRMADEQVSWDLSANYQVNPDVSVYARAAKGFRGPTIQGRSAVFNADFTTADSETIVSYEAGFKSFLLDNTLRFNASAFTYDVSDIQLNGNDSNGNGVLFNADKAKAYGVEADLEWRPVQNLLLTAGASYLHSEIKDKRVYAQVCALNGVVVCTVENPTIKVGANTFAQIDGQPLPNAPKYNLNFTARYDIPVGEAGRFFAATDWNVQGYTNFVLYRTKEFYSKGSFEGGLKLGYENLDKGYEVALFGRNITNEKNLKGVIENYMAAVYNEPRIVGVSVSAKLK; this comes from the coding sequence ATGCACACTTCCCGCAAGCTGGCCTACATGCTGGGCGCGGCCGCCATCGCCTTCGCCGGCGCCGCCCACGCCCAGCAGGCCGCCCCCGCCGACGCCGCCAGCGCCACGGCCCTGGACCAGATCGTCGTCACCGCCGAGCGCCGCTCGGAGAACCTGCAGAAGGTGCCGCTGTCGGTGGCCGCCGTCTCGGGCGACCAGCTGCGCGCCGTCACCGCCGACGGCGGCGACATCCTGGCCCTGTCGGGCAAGGTGCCCAGCTTCTATGCCGAGACCACCACGGGCCGGATCTTCCCGCGCTTCTACATCCGCGGCCTGGGCAATATCGACTTCTACCTCGGCGCCTCGCAGCCGGTGTCGATCATCCACGACGACGTCGTCATGGAGCACGTGGTTCTGAAGTCGAACCCGCTGTTCGACATCGGCCAGGTGGAAGTGCTGCGCGGCCCGCAGGGCTCGCTGTTCGGCCGCAACACCACCGCCGGCATCGTCAAGTTCGACACCATCAAGCCGAGCGAGGACTTCAAGGGCCGCTTCTCGGCCTCGTACGGCACCTACGGCACGACCACCTTCGACGGCGGCGTCGGCGGCCCGATCGCCGACGGCCTGATGTTCCGCGCCTCGGTGCTGTACCAGCACCGCGACGACTACGTGGACAACACCTATTCGGGCGCCAGCGCCGACGGCACCATGACGGCCAAGAAGAACGCCCTGGGCGGCTTCACCGAAAAGGACGCCCGCCTGCAGGTCCTGGCCAAGCCGAACGACAAGCTGTCGGTCCTGGCCTCGGCCCACGTCCGCAGCTACGAGGGCACCTCGACCCTGTTCCTGCGCGGCGCCTTGACCAAGGGTTCGAACGACACCAGCGCGCCGCGTGACAGCGTCGCCCTGGACGAGGCCAACTACAATCCGCAGGCCTACGACACCGAAGGCGCGTCGCTGCACGTCGACTACGACTTCGGCCCGGTCACCCTGACCTCGATCAGCGCCTACGAGCACACCGCCGGCTACAGCCGTGGCGACACCGACGGCGGCGCGGCGGCCAACTTCCCGGTCGGCGGCGTGCCGAACGGCTTTGGCCAGTCGATGGGCCAGGTCCGCGACCTGGACCAGATCACCCAGGAGATCCGCCTGGCCAGCAATGGCGAAGGCAAGCTGAAGTGGCAGGTCGGCGGCCTCTATTTCGACTCGCGCGACACCACCGACTTCTATCAGCGCGGCTATTTCCTGCTGCCGACCTCGGCCGGCTACAACCCCAACAACTGGGTGCGGCTGAACAACCTGAACACCTCGTGGGCGGTGTTCGGTCAGGTCAGCTACCAGCTGACCGACGCCCTGACGATCACGGGCGGCCTGCGTGACACCTATGACGCCAAGAAGACGGTCCTGAAGAAGACCTCGAACAACGCCGCCAACGTCTCGACCTATGCCGGCCGCCGCTATGTCCGCATGGCCGACGAGCAGGTCAGCTGGGACCTGTCGGCCAACTACCAGGTCAATCCGGACGTCAGCGTCTACGCCCGCGCGGCCAAGGGCTTCCGCGGTCCGACCATCCAGGGCCGCTCGGCGGTGTTCAACGCCGACTTCACCACGGCCGACAGCGAGACGATCGTGTCGTACGAAGCCGGCTTCAAGAGCTTCCTGCTCGACAACACCCTGCGCTTCAACGCCTCGGCCTTCACCTATGACGTCAGCGACATCCAGCTGAACGGCAACGACAGCAACGGCAACGGCGTGCTGTTCAACGCCGACAAGGCCAAGGCCTACGGCGTCGAGGCCGACCTGGAATGGCGTCCGGTCCAGAACCTGCTGCTGACGGCCGGCGCCAGCTACCTGCACAGCGAGATCAAGGACAAGCGCGTCTACGCCCAGGTCTGCGCGCTGAACGGCGTGGTGGTCTGCACGGTGGAAAACCCGACGATCAAGGTGGGGGCCAACACCTTCGCCCAGATCGACGGCCAGCCGCTGCCCAACGCCCCGAAGTACAACCTCAACTTCACGGCCCGCTACGACATCCCCGTCGGCGAGGCCGGTCGCTTCTTCGCGGCCACCGACTGGAACGTCCAGGGCTACACCAACTTCGTGCTCTACAGGACCAAGGAGTTCTACTCGAAGGGCAGCTTCGAGGGCGGCCTGAAGCTCGGCTACGAGAACCTCGACAAGGGCTACGAGGTCGCCCTGTTCGGCCGCAACATCACCAACGAGAAGAACCTCAAGGGCGTCATCGAGAACTACATGGCCGCCGTCTACAACGAGCCCCGCATCGTCGGCGTCTCGGTCAGCGCCAAGCTGAAGTAG
- a CDS encoding TonB-dependent receptor plug domain-containing protein, with protein MNTKSIRERLLASSMICGTAVALLGASQAVAQTTPAAEQTQVEEIVVTGSLFRRTDTETPSPVTVLTSENLQRAGISTAADAIRSISADGAGSIPTGFQGGFSAGGSAVSLRGLGVSSTLVLVDGLRSANFPINDDGHNAYVDLNSIPFSLIDKIEVLKDGASSSYGADAIGGVVNLKLKKTFVGVAGSMEAGESDRGDAEHKRADLTLGYGDYAESGWNVYVNAEYQKDGRVTNHSRGFPYNTLDLTPIGGVDNNTGDSSMIPTTGTPTAVVTRVVQTDLNNPLAGGVGTINNQYQALNLNCADGTFTVTSGAAQGTSCKYNLADKYNQIAPLQKRFAVNGRLSVRLNENIEAYATGSFSRSEVSIKGQPQNTRLRQPFGAPATLASNNPGMVLPVWICSSGTNCATAADRRLNPNNPYAAAYAADPTNGAARIYYVFGDIPFGSDRRNEVIRGTAGLTGSFGDDWNWKIEAVGAKDNLRLVQHGYLNIANTLKAINTGSYNFVNPEQNTAAVRQSIAPDITTPSHSSLMALEGSITKRLWTLPGGDMQLAVGGQIRREELENNNQNARLDTWTLTTSSAFGKHTVSAGYFEVLAPVLDKVELNVSGRYDHYSEGYGHFSPKFGVKYTPLKQLAFRGTYAKGFRAPTFAEASARSQYAGFSNYTPPTSFQIAHGGTVTGGNKNPYAGQYSIGGGYNGNPDLKPEISRSFTSGVIFEPTRWLSMTADYYNVKKSGLIVAGPLLAQARAAYYSKTNQTDGCAAVAAIGPGYSCNLVDGIDPQFPTALPRVLIINAPFVNANYQITSGIDVAATVKAPITDDIRWTSRVEVTHVFKSDLHTADGKVQKYAGTLGPNGLSAGNGTPNWRGNWQNTLAFGDKYTLSATAYYVGKIKQVAADVYEDTSCAKGNLYNNGDEAMGKKFCHIKSFVNVDLNATAQVTDQVQVYGNVGNLFDEKAPVAPGAYTSNPNYLSAFHYAGLIGRTFKLGVRFQY; from the coding sequence TTGAATACGAAGTCCATCCGGGAGCGCCTGCTCGCTTCCTCCATGATCTGCGGAACCGCCGTGGCCCTGCTGGGGGCGAGCCAGGCCGTGGCGCAGACCACACCCGCCGCCGAACAGACGCAGGTCGAAGAGATCGTCGTCACCGGTTCGCTGTTCCGCCGCACCGACACCGAGACCCCGTCGCCGGTCACCGTGCTGACCTCGGAAAACCTGCAGCGCGCGGGCATCAGCACCGCCGCCGACGCCATCCGCTCGATCTCGGCCGACGGCGCGGGCTCGATCCCGACCGGTTTCCAGGGCGGCTTCAGCGCCGGCGGCTCGGCCGTCTCGCTGCGCGGCCTGGGCGTCTCCTCGACCCTGGTGTTGGTCGACGGCCTGCGTTCGGCCAACTTCCCGATCAACGACGACGGCCATAACGCCTATGTCGACCTGAACTCGATCCCGTTCAGCCTGATCGACAAGATCGAAGTGCTGAAGGACGGCGCCTCGTCGTCGTACGGCGCCGACGCCATCGGCGGCGTGGTGAACCTGAAGCTGAAGAAGACCTTCGTCGGCGTCGCCGGCAGCATGGAAGCCGGCGAGAGCGATCGCGGCGACGCCGAGCACAAGCGCGCCGACCTGACCCTGGGCTATGGCGACTACGCCGAGAGCGGCTGGAACGTCTATGTCAACGCCGAGTACCAGAAGGACGGCCGGGTCACCAACCACAGCCGCGGCTTCCCGTACAACACCCTGGACCTGACGCCGATCGGCGGGGTGGACAACAACACCGGCGACAGCAGCATGATCCCGACGACGGGTACGCCGACCGCCGTCGTCACCCGCGTCGTCCAGACCGACCTGAACAACCCGCTGGCCGGGGGCGTGGGCACGATCAACAACCAGTATCAGGCCCTGAACCTGAACTGCGCGGACGGCACCTTCACCGTCACCAGCGGCGCGGCCCAAGGCACCAGCTGCAAGTACAATCTGGCCGACAAGTACAACCAGATCGCGCCGCTGCAGAAGCGCTTCGCGGTCAACGGCCGCCTGAGCGTGCGCCTGAACGAGAACATCGAGGCCTACGCCACCGGCAGCTTCTCGCGCAGCGAAGTCAGCATCAAGGGCCAGCCCCAGAACACCCGTCTGCGTCAGCCCTTCGGCGCGCCCGCCACCCTGGCCTCGAACAATCCAGGCATGGTGCTGCCGGTGTGGATCTGCTCGTCGGGCACGAACTGCGCCACGGCCGCTGACCGTCGCCTGAACCCGAACAACCCGTACGCCGCCGCCTACGCCGCCGATCCGACCAACGGCGCGGCGCGCATCTACTACGTGTTCGGCGACATCCCGTTCGGCAGCGACCGCCGCAACGAGGTCATCCGCGGCACCGCCGGCCTGACCGGCAGCTTCGGCGACGACTGGAACTGGAAGATCGAGGCTGTCGGCGCCAAGGACAACCTGCGCCTGGTCCAGCACGGCTACCTGAACATCGCCAACACGCTGAAGGCCATCAACACCGGCTCGTACAACTTCGTGAACCCCGAGCAGAACACCGCCGCGGTTCGCCAGTCCATCGCGCCGGACATCACCACGCCGTCGCACTCGTCGCTGATGGCGCTGGAAGGCTCGATCACCAAGCGCCTGTGGACCCTGCCGGGCGGCGACATGCAGCTGGCCGTCGGCGGCCAGATCCGTCGCGAAGAGCTGGAGAACAACAACCAGAACGCCCGTCTGGACACCTGGACCCTGACCACCTCGTCGGCGTTCGGCAAGCACACCGTGTCGGCCGGCTACTTCGAAGTGCTGGCGCCGGTGCTGGACAAGGTCGAGCTGAACGTCTCGGGTCGCTATGACCACTATTCGGAAGGCTACGGCCACTTCTCGCCGAAGTTCGGCGTGAAATACACGCCGCTGAAGCAACTGGCCTTCCGCGGCACCTACGCCAAGGGCTTCCGCGCCCCGACGTTCGCCGAGGCCAGCGCCCGCTCGCAATACGCCGGCTTCTCGAACTACACCCCGCCGACCAGCTTCCAGATCGCCCACGGCGGTACGGTCACCGGCGGCAACAAGAACCCCTATGCCGGCCAGTACTCGATCGGCGGCGGCTACAACGGCAACCCCGACCTGAAGCCGGAAATCTCGCGCAGCTTCACCAGCGGCGTGATCTTCGAGCCGACCCGTTGGCTGAGCATGACGGCCGACTACTACAATGTGAAGAAGTCGGGCCTGATCGTGGCCGGTCCGCTGCTGGCCCAGGCCCGCGCGGCCTACTACAGCAAGACGAACCAGACCGACGGCTGCGCCGCGGTCGCGGCCATCGGTCCGGGCTACTCGTGTAACCTGGTCGACGGCATCGATCCGCAGTTCCCGACGGCCCTGCCGCGGGTGCTGATCATCAACGCCCCGTTCGTCAACGCCAACTACCAGATCACCTCGGGCATCGACGTCGCGGCCACGGTCAAGGCGCCGATCACCGACGACATCCGCTGGACCAGCCGCGTCGAGGTCACCCACGTGTTCAAGTCCGACCTGCACACCGCCGACGGCAAGGTGCAGAAGTACGCGGGCACCCTGGGTCCGAACGGTCTGTCGGCCGGCAACGGCACGCCGAACTGGCGTGGCAACTGGCAGAACACCCTGGCGTTCGGCGACAAGTACACCCTGTCGGCCACGGCCTACTATGTCGGCAAGATCAAGCAGGTCGCCGCCGACGTGTACGAGGACACCAGCTGCGCCAAGGGCAACCTGTACAACAACGGCGACGAGGCGATGGGCAAGAAGTTCTGCCACATCAAGAGCTTCGTGAACGTCGACCTGAACGCCACCGCCCAGGTGACCGACCAGGTCCAAGTCTACGGCAATGTCGGCAACCTGTTCGACGAGAAGGCCCCGGTCGCGCCGGGCGCCTACACCTCGAACCCGAACTACCTGAGCGCCTTCCACTACGCCGGCCTGATCGGCCGGACGTTCAAGCTGGGCGTGCGCTTCCAGTACTAG